A single Phoenix dactylifera cultivar Barhee BC4 chromosome 1, palm_55x_up_171113_PBpolish2nd_filt_p, whole genome shotgun sequence DNA region contains:
- the LOC103696429 gene encoding peroxidase 5-like, whose amino-acid sequence MGNYRVQGFASLHKLAIVAFFVSMLLMPSLASLEVGYYRSTCPMAEKIVRRTVVKAVAGDHGLAAGLIRLYFHDCFVRGCDASVLLDPLPNNPSEKLSPVNNGSLRGYEVIDDAKAELEAYCPETVSCADIIAFAARDSTFITGGFDYSVPSGRRDGVVSIDSEVVQNLPFPTFNAKQLIRNFARKGLSAKDMVTLSGAHSIGVSHCSSFDSRLYRFNATHPQDPSLNHHLATFLKARCLPPSKTVRTQPAPTVPLDIKAPNHLDVKYYKNLLKGKGLLTSDQTLASSRSTLRLVIDHARNPSKWNEEFAAAMVRMGNVDVLAGNEGEIRKNCRVVND is encoded by the exons ATGGGGAACTATAGAGTTCAAGGGTTTGCAAGTCTACACAAGCTTGCCATTGTAGCCTTCTTTGTTTCGATGCTGCTTATGCCGTCGTTGGCATCACTGGAAGTGGGTTACTATCGATCAACTTGCCCGATGGCAGAGAAGATCGTGAGACGGACTGTAGTGAAAGCCGTAGCCGGAGATCATGGGTTGGCTGCTGGTCTAATAAGGCTGTATTTCCATGACTGCTTTGTTAGG GGCTGTGATGCTTCAGTTCTGCTGGATCCACTACCCAACAACCCATCAGAAAAACTGAGCCCGGTCAACAATGGTAGCCTCCGAGGTTATGAGGTGATCGACGACGCCAAGGCCGAGCTCGAAGCCTACTGCCCAGAAACCGTCTCGTGCGCCGATATCATTGCCTTCGCCGCCCGTGACAGCACCTTCATAACCGGTGGCTTCGACTACTCCGTCCCCTCCGGTCGGCGCGACGGCGTGGTCTCAATTGATTCTGAAGTCGTTCAGAACCTCCCCTTCCCTACATTCAATGCAAAACAACTCATACGAAACTTCGCCCGCAAGGGCCTATCAGCCAAAGACATGGTGACCTTATCGGGGGCTCATTCCATTGGTGTCTCCCATTGCTCTTCCTTCGATAGCCGACTCTATAGGTTCAATGCTACCCACCCACAAGACCCCTCCTTGAACCACCACCTTGCCACCTTCTTGAAAGCAAGGtgccttcctccttccaagacTGTTAGGACTCAGCCAGCGCCAACGGTGCCGTTGGATATCAAAGCGCCAAATCATTTGGACGTCAAGTACTATAAAAATTTGTTGAAGGGGAAAGGGTTGCTGACATCGGATCAAACGCTGGCTAGCAGCAGGTCGACGCTTAGATTGGTGATCGATCATGCGAGAAATCCTTCGAAATGGAACGAGGAGTTTGCGGCGGCCATGGTGCGCATGGGCAACGTCGACGTGCTCGCAGGGAATGAAGGGGAGATAAGGAAGAACTGCAGGGTGGTGAATGATTAG